A genome region from Arthrobacter agilis includes the following:
- the sigK gene encoding ECF RNA polymerase sigma factor SigK: METPRVSRVSPTAPAADESAADPAGPTLTDLLLRIAQQDRTAFALFYEQTSRRVYGLARRVLIDPELSEDATQEVYLQVWNTADRFNPAMGTPMAWLMTLAHRRAVDRVRSEQSATDREARYGAATQTIDHDDVVDTVTQRLEAEGVVRCLDTLTETQQESVKLAYYGGLTYREVAEKLGVAVPTIKSRIRDGLIRLKTCLEVT; the protein is encoded by the coding sequence ATGGAAACGCCACGAGTAAGCCGGGTCAGCCCTACCGCTCCCGCCGCGGACGAGTCGGCCGCCGATCCCGCAGGACCCACCCTGACCGACCTGCTGCTGCGGATCGCGCAGCAGGACCGTACGGCTTTCGCGCTTTTCTACGAGCAGACGTCGAGGCGCGTCTACGGCCTCGCCCGGCGCGTGCTCATCGACCCCGAACTCAGCGAGGACGCCACCCAGGAGGTCTACCTGCAGGTCTGGAACACCGCGGACCGGTTCAACCCGGCCATGGGGACCCCGATGGCCTGGCTGATGACCCTCGCGCACCGTCGCGCGGTGGACAGGGTGCGGTCGGAACAGAGCGCCACGGACCGCGAGGCCCGGTACGGCGCGGCGACGCAGACCATCGACCACGACGACGTCGTGGACACCGTCACGCAGCGCCTCGAGGCGGAGGGCGTGGTCCGGTGCCTGGACACCCTCACCGAGACGCAGCAGGAGTCCGTGAAGCTCGCCTACTACGGGGGCCTCACGTACCGCGAAGTGGCCGAGAAGCTCGGCGTCGCGGTGCCGACCATCAAGTCGAGGATCCGTGATGGATTGATCCGGCTCAAGACCTGTCTGGAGGTGACCTGA
- a CDS encoding anti-sigma factor, whose product MNRRFADDLDTDLARGHVLEWAELYALDAISDAERRVLEAFLEDAEPAVRAAFTERVRTCRETATAAYATAEAEPPADLFERIMAQLPGGSGTGSPVRGLSAVPSVAADPDPAPGDGTVGREALPAGQDELARRRSARTSLGSRASRWVVAAAAAVVIAVGGVTIAQNLQQTTLEQQVLQASDVRQQQLSLEAGGTADLAVSGEEDAAVVTLSGIPAPSEGHVYQMWRIPADGAAPVSEGTMTGEDVAGSKVTELRDISGFTAIAITVEPEGGSATPTLPIVVQIPLGA is encoded by the coding sequence ATGAACAGACGATTCGCAGACGACCTCGACACGGACCTGGCACGAGGTCACGTCCTCGAGTGGGCGGAGCTGTACGCGCTGGACGCCATCAGCGACGCCGAGCGACGCGTCCTCGAAGCATTCCTCGAGGATGCGGAGCCCGCCGTCCGGGCGGCCTTCACCGAGCGGGTCCGTACCTGCCGCGAGACCGCGACGGCCGCGTATGCGACGGCCGAGGCCGAGCCACCGGCGGATCTCTTCGAACGCATCATGGCGCAGCTGCCGGGCGGCAGCGGCACGGGATCCCCCGTCCGGGGCCTGTCGGCCGTCCCCTCCGTCGCAGCCGATCCGGATCCTGCGCCCGGGGACGGGACCGTCGGCCGGGAGGCGCTTCCTGCCGGGCAGGACGAGCTGGCGAGGCGGCGCTCCGCGCGGACGTCCCTGGGCTCGCGGGCCTCGCGCTGGGTCGTGGCCGCGGCAGCGGCGGTCGTGATCGCCGTCGGCGGCGTGACCATCGCCCAGAACCTTCAGCAGACCACGCTCGAGCAGCAGGTGCTCCAGGCCTCCGATGTCCGGCAGCAGCAGCTCTCCCTCGAGGCGGGCGGCACGGCGGACCTCGCCGTCTCCGGTGAGGAGGACGCCGCCGTCGTGACGCTCAGCGGCATCCCGGCGCCGAGCGAAGGGCATGTCTACCAGATGTGGCGGATCCCCGCCGACGGCGCTGCCCCGGTCTCCGAGGGCACCATGACCGGTGAGGACGTCGCGGGCTCGAAGGTGACCGAGCTGCGCGACATCAGCGGCTTCACCGCGATCGCCATCACGGTGGAGCCCGAGGGCGGTTCGGCGACACCGACGCTGCCGATCGTGGTGCAGATCCCTCTCGGAGCCTGA
- a CDS encoding class I SAM-dependent methyltransferase yields MPARHAATLPDGGAEDYDRLAPAVWNPVSNAVVAAADVLLGERVLDVFAGTGTGTIPAAQLAGPDGHVDAVDHSSAMLDLAEAKAEALGLGNVSFHRADPEAWVAELPYDAVVSCYGVFLLDDMDAGMDRIVRLLRPGGRIALSAWDDGALEPFGDLLLQTLRDAGSTGTETAGHPPVPVFVENCRRLASVDRLTDWLRARGLTDVSVEKFGLAVPLDTDRAWSFALGSAYRGLLPDEPDALQRVREAFAERIGDTLVLNADSLIAVGSRPPAE; encoded by the coding sequence ATGCCCGCTCGCCATGCCGCAACACTGCCCGACGGCGGTGCGGAGGACTACGACCGCCTCGCTCCGGCCGTCTGGAACCCGGTCAGCAACGCGGTGGTCGCCGCGGCCGACGTCCTCCTGGGCGAGCGGGTCCTCGACGTGTTCGCCGGCACGGGTACGGGCACCATCCCCGCGGCGCAGCTGGCGGGGCCGGACGGGCACGTCGACGCCGTCGACCACTCCTCCGCGATGCTGGACCTCGCGGAGGCCAAGGCGGAGGCGCTCGGCCTCGGCAACGTGTCCTTCCACCGGGCGGACCCGGAGGCCTGGGTCGCCGAGCTGCCGTACGACGCCGTCGTCAGCTGCTACGGCGTCTTCCTCCTCGACGACATGGACGCAGGCATGGACCGGATCGTGCGCCTGCTGCGGCCCGGTGGGCGGATCGCGCTGAGCGCGTGGGACGACGGCGCCCTCGAACCGTTCGGCGACCTCCTCCTCCAGACACTCCGGGACGCGGGAAGCACCGGCACGGAGACCGCGGGCCACCCGCCCGTCCCGGTCTTCGTGGAGAACTGCAGGAGACTCGCCTCCGTGGACCGGTTGACGGACTGGCTGCGTGCGCGCGGGCTGACGGACGTCTCCGTGGAGAAGTTCGGCCTGGCCGTCCCCCTGGACACCGACCGCGCCTGGTCCTTCGCGCTCGGCAGCGCGTACCGGGGGCTGCTGCCGGACGAGCCCGACGCCCTCCAGCGTGTGCGGGAGGCCTTCGCCGAGCGCATCGGCGACACCCTCGTCCTCAACGCCGACTCGCTCATCGCCGTCGGATCCCGCCCGCCCGCCGAGTAG
- a CDS encoding electron transfer flavoprotein subunit beta/FixA family protein, with amino-acid sequence MDEATAGGLRIAVLVKHVPDAQFDRHIGEDLTTVRTESILSELDEYALEAALQLVEAHGGAAAGHRVTAITMGPAAAVGAVKKSLQIGADDGVHLTDEALTGSDASATSKALAALLRHLGPFDLILTGMASTDGETSLVPAQLAERLGLPQVTFAASLELTPGDGDRTLSARRDNDTYAETIESSLPAVVSVTDQINEPRYPNFKGIMAAKKKQIQVLSLADIGLQQDEVGLAGSWTRVEAAAPRPPRNQGTVITDEGDAGVRLVDFLAGQKLL; translated from the coding sequence ATGGACGAGGCCACAGCAGGAGGACTGCGCATCGCAGTCCTCGTGAAGCACGTTCCGGACGCTCAGTTCGACCGCCATATCGGCGAAGACCTGACGACGGTCCGGACGGAGAGCATCCTCTCCGAACTGGACGAGTACGCCCTCGAAGCAGCGCTGCAGCTCGTCGAGGCGCACGGGGGAGCTGCCGCCGGTCACCGCGTCACGGCCATCACCATGGGCCCCGCCGCCGCCGTGGGCGCCGTGAAGAAGTCGCTGCAGATCGGGGCCGACGACGGCGTCCATCTCACCGACGAGGCACTGACCGGGTCCGACGCGTCGGCCACCTCCAAGGCGCTCGCCGCACTCCTGCGGCACCTCGGTCCCTTCGATCTCATCCTGACCGGCATGGCGTCGACCGACGGGGAGACCTCGCTCGTCCCGGCGCAGCTCGCGGAGCGCCTCGGCCTGCCGCAGGTGACGTTCGCGGCGTCGCTCGAGCTCACACCCGGGGACGGTGACCGGACGCTCAGCGCACGGCGCGACAACGACACCTACGCGGAGACCATCGAGTCGTCCCTGCCGGCCGTCGTCTCCGTGACGGACCAGATCAACGAACCGCGCTACCCGAACTTCAAGGGCATCATGGCGGCGAAGAAGAAGCAGATCCAGGTCCTGTCGCTCGCCGACATCGGACTGCAGCAGGACGAGGTGGGGCTGGCAGGGTCCTGGACCCGGGTGGAGGCGGCGGCGCCGCGGCCGCCCCGCAACCAGGGGACCGTCATCACGGACGAGGGCGATGCCGGCGTCCGGCTCGTCGACTTCCTCGCGGGACAGAAACTCCTCTGA
- a CDS encoding tRNA (cytidine(34)-2'-O)-methyltransferase, which produces MFRILFHTPEIPGNTGAAIRLAAVAGAELHLVEPLGFSLEDSKLKRAGLDYHDLTVLHVHASLEDAWTALQPRRVFAYTSDGDVSYTDIAYDPSDVLMFGRESDGLPYDVKHDEHVTSRVRVPMLASRRSLNLANTASIVLYEAWRQQGFAGAQR; this is translated from the coding sequence GTGTTCCGCATCCTCTTCCACACCCCCGAGATACCGGGCAACACCGGTGCCGCCATCCGCCTCGCCGCCGTCGCCGGCGCCGAGCTCCACCTCGTGGAACCGCTCGGGTTCTCCCTCGAGGACTCGAAGCTGAAGCGGGCCGGGCTGGACTACCACGACCTCACGGTGCTCCACGTCCATGCGAGCCTCGAGGACGCCTGGACCGCGCTGCAGCCCCGCCGGGTGTTCGCCTACACCTCCGACGGCGACGTGTCCTACACCGACATCGCCTACGACCCCTCGGACGTCCTGATGTTCGGCAGGGAATCGGACGGACTCCCGTACGACGTGAAACACGACGAGCACGTGACGTCCCGTGTCCGCGTCCCCATGCTCGCCTCCCGCCGATCCCTCAACCTCGCCAACACCGCGTCGATCGTCCTCTACGAAGCCTGGCGCCAGCAGGGCTTCGCGGGCGCCCAGCGATGA
- the folP gene encoding dihydropteroate synthase yields MDSQAAAPSSPGTYLPGLRHATHTFGARTVDFDRQVALMAVINRTPDSFYDGGATFALQAAVDASLKAVEDGADWVDIGGAPFSPGEPIPAAEEADRIVPVIASVRAASDVIISADTFLPEVARQALAAGANVVNDTTGLRDPDLAAVVADAGAHLVITHSLAEPRTVYPRPTYGDVVGEIVDFLLRKVDDAVRLGIPEDRILLDPGHDLNKNTLHSLEITRRFSEIAGLGFPTLAAVSNKDFIGETLDRPKRERVEGSLAAAVICILGGARVVRMHNVAASRAAVNLTEAVLGWREPVYLRHNMGDVNEPVTP; encoded by the coding sequence ATGGACAGTCAAGCAGCGGCTCCTTCATCGCCCGGCACCTACCTGCCGGGCCTCCGGCACGCGACCCATACCTTCGGCGCGCGCACCGTGGACTTCGACCGGCAGGTGGCGCTCATGGCGGTCATCAACCGGACACCGGACTCCTTCTACGACGGCGGTGCGACCTTCGCCCTGCAGGCCGCCGTCGACGCGTCCCTGAAGGCCGTCGAGGACGGCGCCGACTGGGTCGACATCGGCGGGGCGCCCTTCTCCCCGGGCGAGCCGATCCCCGCGGCGGAGGAGGCGGACCGGATCGTGCCCGTCATCGCGTCCGTGCGGGCGGCATCCGACGTCATCATCTCCGCCGACACCTTCCTGCCCGAGGTGGCCCGGCAGGCGCTCGCCGCCGGCGCGAACGTGGTCAACGACACGACGGGCCTGCGGGATCCGGACCTGGCGGCCGTGGTGGCCGATGCCGGCGCGCACCTCGTCATCACCCACAGCCTCGCCGAGCCCCGCACCGTGTACCCGCGGCCCACCTACGGTGACGTGGTGGGCGAGATCGTGGATTTCCTCCTGCGCAAGGTCGACGACGCCGTCCGGCTCGGCATCCCCGAGGACCGCATCCTGCTCGACCCCGGACACGACCTCAACAAGAACACCCTGCACTCGCTCGAGATCACGCGCCGGTTCTCCGAGATCGCCGGCCTGGGCTTCCCCACCCTGGCCGCGGTGTCCAACAAGGACTTCATCGGCGAGACCCTCGACCGTCCCAAGCGTGAACGGGTGGAGGGTTCCCTCGCCGCAGCCGTCATCTGCATCCTCGGCGGGGCGCGCGTGGTCCGGATGCACAACGTCGCGGCGTCCCGTGCCGCCGTCAACCTCACCGAGGCGGTCCTCGGGTGGCGGGAACCGGTCTACCTCCGCCACAACATGGGCGACGTCAACGAGCCGGTGACGCCGTGA
- a CDS encoding PIG-L deacetylase family protein produces the protein MAREQVPSAISRVLVFAAHPDDIDFGASATIAGWTAAGVSVSYCILTDGDAGGFSAEDRPGVAALRRSEQRDAAAVVGVSDVTFLGEPDGYLEPTDAVIREIVRRMREVRPDVVLSMHPERSWDRIQKSHPDHLACGEAVTRAVYPAVENPFAYPELEAAGLRSFRVPWLWFYGGPAHLENRFVDVTGAEDLKLAAITAHRSQHPDVGRMQSRVRAILQENARRGGLPEGRSAEAFHVVEVNTEETIAGF, from the coding sequence ATGGCTCGCGAACAGGTCCCCTCCGCCATCTCCCGGGTGCTGGTGTTCGCCGCCCATCCCGACGACATCGACTTCGGGGCGTCCGCGACGATCGCCGGGTGGACCGCTGCCGGGGTGTCCGTCAGCTACTGCATCCTCACCGATGGTGACGCGGGCGGTTTCTCCGCGGAGGACCGGCCGGGCGTCGCGGCCCTCCGCCGCAGCGAGCAGCGCGACGCCGCCGCAGTGGTGGGCGTCAGCGACGTCACCTTCCTGGGAGAGCCCGACGGCTACCTGGAGCCCACGGACGCCGTCATCCGCGAGATCGTGCGGCGGATGCGCGAGGTCAGGCCCGACGTGGTGCTGTCCATGCACCCGGAACGGAGCTGGGACCGCATCCAGAAGAGCCACCCCGACCACCTCGCATGCGGGGAGGCGGTGACGAGGGCGGTGTACCCGGCGGTGGAGAACCCCTTCGCCTACCCGGAGCTCGAGGCTGCCGGGCTCCGCAGCTTCCGCGTCCCGTGGCTGTGGTTCTACGGCGGTCCCGCCCACCTCGAGAACCGGTTCGTGGACGTGACCGGGGCGGAGGACCTGAAGCTCGCCGCCATCACGGCGCACCGGAGCCAGCACCCCGATGTGGGGCGGATGCAGTCGCGCGTGCGGGCCATCCTGCAGGAGAACGCCCGTCGCGGCGGTCTGCCCGAGGGCCGCAGCGCCGAGGCTTTCCACGTGGTCGAGGTCAACACCGAGGAGACGATCGCCGGCTTCTAG
- a CDS encoding J domain-containing protein has product MPEAPRKSYYDILGVPPGADTKDIKDAYRRAARAAHPDLGGTAARFHDVAVAYETLSDPRRREKYDADTGRARPAAPARDTGARRNGAPQPASTRTRVEDEDAAKSPPEYLPPFSPSSPPVVPLIAAGRQLHGTARQPGMFARLSTGTRARVDGELRTSALLERALLPTYPAARLVNGVAFDDRERTSAGSILLAGYRMAVIDSFTAPPGNFSWDGRALRHQGRPVDLQVPRVVRAVQELFPDCNVTGWLVIHGAPDNPFAPVIDVPPGFDRSPGVVQVVNAGTAVRTIRSFLSSGPAPNVVQLPVLARLLAAAGS; this is encoded by the coding sequence ATGCCAGAGGCACCACGGAAGTCGTACTACGACATCCTCGGCGTGCCCCCGGGAGCCGACACCAAGGACATCAAGGACGCCTACCGCCGGGCTGCCCGTGCAGCGCACCCCGATCTCGGCGGGACGGCCGCCCGGTTCCACGACGTCGCCGTCGCCTACGAGACGCTGAGCGATCCCCGGCGCCGCGAGAAGTACGACGCGGACACCGGGCGGGCACGGCCGGCCGCTCCCGCCCGCGACACGGGCGCCCGCCGGAACGGGGCCCCGCAGCCCGCGTCCACGCGCACGCGGGTCGAGGACGAGGACGCCGCGAAGTCCCCGCCCGAGTACCTGCCGCCGTTCTCGCCGTCCTCCCCGCCCGTCGTCCCCCTGATCGCCGCCGGCCGGCAGCTGCACGGCACCGCCCGGCAACCCGGCATGTTCGCGCGGCTCTCCACCGGAACGCGCGCCCGGGTCGACGGGGAGCTCCGGACCTCGGCCCTGCTCGAGCGGGCGCTGCTGCCCACCTACCCGGCCGCGCGCCTCGTCAACGGCGTCGCCTTCGACGACCGGGAGAGGACGTCCGCGGGTTCCATCCTGCTCGCCGGTTACCGGATGGCCGTCATCGACTCCTTCACCGCCCCGCCGGGCAATTTCTCCTGGGACGGCCGCGCCCTGCGCCACCAGGGCCGGCCCGTCGACCTCCAGGTGCCCCGGGTGGTCCGGGCGGTGCAGGAGCTGTTCCCGGACTGCAACGTGACGGGATGGCTCGTCATCCACGGAGCACCGGACAATCCCTTCGCGCCGGTCATCGACGTCCCGCCGGGGTTCGACCGGTCGCCGGGCGTGGTGCAGGTCGTGAACGCGGGCACCGCGGTGCGGACCATCCGGTCCTTCCTGTCCTCGGGACCGGCGCCCAACGTGGTGCAGCTCCCCGTGCTCGCGCGCTTGCTGGCCGCGGCCGGAAGCTAG
- a CDS encoding electron transfer flavoprotein subunit alpha/FixB family protein, producing MTTVLVFLDHAGASLAKSERELLSLGASLGEVTVALAGDADQAYLDGVGSYGVQQVYRPDSAAVSEVLVAGKAAFLAEAVRTTGAGIVLLGNSYEAKEIAARLGVRLGAGVITDVVALAADLTATKSDFAGSYTVDCRVTTDVAILTVKPNSFDAIEAGGPSSPHEVRLPVDLPAAVARVTGRVDKPVSGRPELAEARVIVAGGRGVNGDFTPLEALADALGGAVGASRAATDAGWIEHSAQIGQTGKTVSPQLYISVGISGAIQQKAGMQTSKVIVAINKDADSPVFEIADFGIVGDLFTVLPQATEEIRKRGL from the coding sequence ATGACCACCGTCCTCGTCTTCCTCGACCATGCCGGAGCGAGCCTCGCCAAGAGCGAGCGCGAACTCCTCTCCCTCGGGGCGTCGCTCGGTGAGGTCACCGTCGCGCTCGCCGGCGACGCCGACCAGGCGTATCTCGACGGGGTCGGCTCGTACGGCGTGCAGCAGGTCTACCGGCCCGACAGCGCCGCCGTGTCCGAGGTGCTGGTGGCGGGGAAGGCGGCGTTCCTCGCCGAGGCCGTCCGCACCACGGGCGCGGGCATCGTGCTGCTCGGCAACTCCTACGAGGCGAAGGAGATCGCCGCGCGGCTCGGTGTGCGCCTCGGGGCGGGCGTCATCACGGACGTCGTCGCGCTCGCTGCCGACCTGACCGCCACGAAGTCCGATTTCGCCGGCTCGTACACGGTGGACTGCCGCGTCACCACCGACGTCGCGATCCTCACGGTCAAACCCAACAGCTTCGATGCGATCGAGGCGGGCGGCCCGTCGTCGCCGCACGAGGTGCGCCTCCCCGTGGACCTCCCGGCGGCCGTGGCGCGCGTGACGGGACGGGTGGACAAGCCCGTCAGTGGCAGGCCCGAACTCGCCGAGGCCCGGGTCATCGTCGCCGGCGGCCGCGGCGTCAACGGAGACTTCACGCCGCTCGAGGCTCTCGCCGACGCCCTGGGCGGTGCCGTCGGTGCGTCCCGCGCGGCCACCGACGCAGGCTGGATCGAGCACTCGGCCCAGATCGGCCAGACGGGCAAGACCGTGTCCCCGCAGCTGTACATCTCCGTGGGCATCTCCGGTGCGATCCAGCAGAAGGCCGGCATGCAGACCTCGAAGGTGATCGTGGCGATCAACAAGGACGCGGACTCGCCCGTCTTCGAGATCGCCGATTTCGGGATCGTGGGTGACCTCTTCACGGTGCTGCCGCAGGCCACCGAAGAGATCCGCAAGCGCGGCCTGTAG
- a CDS encoding pyrimidine reductase family protein produces the protein MITSLIPASPGAVDDGALHRLYAYPPTDRPFVRFNFVAAADGAATSGGLSAGLGNDGDQRIFAVLRRLADVVLVGAGTIRAEGYAGSLVDDDARAWRSAHGLAAHPAVAVISGSLDLDPAGGFLGGAPVRPLILTSAAAPPDRRAALAEVADVVDCGGDTVEVPAVLAELHRRDLLKVLCEGGPAVFGGFTRSDAVDELCLSISPLLAGGDGPRIAAGGGPEAPVALTLASLLAEDSALYTRYRRAS, from the coding sequence GTGATCACCTCACTGATACCCGCGTCCCCGGGAGCGGTCGACGACGGCGCGCTCCACCGCCTCTACGCGTACCCGCCCACCGACCGCCCGTTCGTCCGGTTCAACTTCGTGGCGGCCGCCGACGGCGCCGCGACGAGCGGCGGTCTCTCCGCGGGCCTCGGGAACGACGGCGACCAGCGCATCTTCGCGGTCCTGCGGCGCCTCGCCGACGTGGTGCTGGTGGGCGCGGGGACCATCCGCGCGGAGGGCTACGCGGGCAGCCTGGTCGACGACGACGCACGCGCGTGGCGCTCCGCCCACGGTCTTGCGGCGCACCCGGCCGTCGCGGTCATCTCCGGCAGCCTCGACCTGGATCCGGCCGGTGGGTTCCTCGGCGGCGCCCCGGTCCGGCCGCTGATCCTCACCAGCGCGGCCGCGCCCCCCGACCGGCGGGCGGCCCTTGCGGAGGTCGCCGACGTCGTCGACTGCGGCGGGGACACCGTGGAGGTGCCCGCCGTCCTCGCGGAACTGCATCGGCGCGATCTGCTGAAGGTCCTGTGCGAGGGCGGCCCGGCCGTCTTCGGCGGCTTCACCCGCTCCGACGCCGTCGACGAGCTGTGCCTGTCCATCAGTCCGCTGCTCGCCGGGGGCGACGGCCCCCGCATCGCGGCCGGCGGCGGCCCGGAGGCACCCGTGGCCCTGACGCTCGCATCGCTGCTGGCCGAGGACTCCGCCCTCTACACGCGGTACCGGCGCGCCTCCTGA
- a CDS encoding cysteine desulfurase family protein, with amino-acid sequence MPVYVDHAATTPISAPALAALTRELSRSGNPSSLHGSGRRARRAVEEARETVAAAAGAHASEVVFTSGGTEADNLAIKGLYWARQAEDPARTRILCSSIEHHAVQDTVEWLERHEGAEVVWLPVDAAGVVSLDALRAALADAPDRVSLVTVMWANNEVGSVQPVRAVVEEAARYGVPVHSDAVQAFGALPVSFAASGLATMAVSAHKIGGPVGVGALLVGRAVSLTPVQHGGGQERDIRSGTLDGAGIAAFAAAADDAVAGLHAESVRLAGLRDRLIDGILREVPDAVLRGVAHPAPEGTRLPGNVHFTFPGCEGDSLLFLLDLAGIESSTGSACTAGVPRPSHVLLAMGLTEDEARGAQRFSLGHTSTASDVDAVVAAIGGAYARARKAGMAGHASTIQTAGTGFS; translated from the coding sequence ATGCCCGTGTATGTCGATCACGCGGCGACCACGCCGATCTCGGCGCCGGCGCTCGCCGCACTCACCCGCGAACTCAGCCGGAGCGGAAACCCCTCCTCCCTCCACGGCTCGGGCCGTCGTGCCCGGCGCGCCGTCGAGGAGGCCCGGGAGACGGTCGCCGCGGCGGCCGGGGCACACGCCTCGGAGGTCGTCTTCACCTCGGGTGGAACCGAGGCGGACAACCTCGCCATCAAGGGCCTCTACTGGGCGCGCCAGGCAGAGGATCCTGCCCGGACCCGGATCCTCTGCAGTTCCATCGAGCACCACGCCGTGCAGGACACCGTCGAATGGCTCGAGCGGCACGAGGGTGCCGAGGTCGTCTGGCTGCCCGTGGACGCGGCAGGCGTGGTGTCCCTCGACGCGCTGCGCGCCGCGCTCGCCGACGCGCCGGACAGGGTTTCGCTCGTGACCGTCATGTGGGCGAACAACGAGGTCGGGTCCGTGCAGCCCGTGCGGGCCGTCGTCGAGGAGGCCGCACGCTACGGGGTCCCGGTCCACAGCGACGCCGTGCAGGCGTTCGGGGCCCTCCCGGTGTCCTTCGCCGCGTCCGGACTCGCCACGATGGCCGTCAGCGCCCACAAGATCGGGGGTCCGGTGGGCGTCGGTGCCCTGCTCGTGGGCCGTGCCGTCTCGCTCACGCCCGTGCAGCACGGCGGCGGGCAGGAACGCGACATCCGCTCGGGCACGCTCGACGGCGCGGGCATCGCCGCGTTCGCCGCAGCGGCGGACGACGCCGTCGCCGGCCTCCACGCCGAGTCCGTCCGCCTCGCGGGTCTCAGGGACCGGCTCATCGACGGGATCCTCCGCGAGGTGCCGGACGCGGTGCTGCGCGGTGTCGCGCACCCCGCCCCGGAGGGCACGCGGCTCCCCGGCAACGTCCACTTCACCTTCCCGGGCTGCGAGGGCGACTCCCTCCTGTTCCTCCTCGACCTCGCGGGGATCGAGTCCTCGACCGGCTCCGCCTGCACGGCCGGGGTCCCGCGGCCGTCGCACGTGCTGCTCGCGATGGGGCTGACGGAGGACGAGGCCCGCGGCGCCCAGCGGTTCAGCCTGGGGCATACATCCACGGCCTCCGACGTTGACGCCGTGGTGGCGGCCATCGGGGGAGCCTACGCCCGCGCCCGCAAGGCGGGAATGGCCGGGCACGCATCAACCATCCAGACGGCAGGAACGGGTTTCTCATGA